The Hippocampus zosterae strain Florida chromosome 19, ASM2543408v3, whole genome shotgun sequence region GAAAGCATGAGTCTCTCTCGGTGTCACCTGTAAAGCAAACAGCAGAGACGATTAGAAGCGAAACTTTCTTCACGAATAAAGGGCACGAAATTGATCTCCGAACCTTAAGAAGCTTAGAAGTGAGTTTCTGCGGTGGTCATAACAAGTTTGTGGTCATCTTGAAGTCGGAAACATGGCGCCCCCAGCTGTAGCGGCAAAACATTAACAGTCAGATAAAATGTCATCTATCTTAAGTGTTGCTTATTTCGTTTGCAATTAAATCACGACGGACaggcaaaaaataacaataggTGAAAAACATATCAAATGTTGGGTAACTAGTGTCATGAGCCACAAGCTAACTAGCCACATAGCAGCAACTACCGACTCGCCAGCGGTCAAAAAACACCACCGGTTGAAGTAGTACAGTAAAATAACACAAGTCTGTTTCTCACCTCATAAAAGCATCGTTATGTTGAAACCGTGCCAGGACAGGCTGGTTTATTCCAACCGAATAAGAGTGTTAGGATAGTACTGCTAGTTGGTAGGCTAGCGGCGCCATTCAAAATCGTCACAGATGGACTAATCAAAACGCctcttccgccttctccgtCCTCATCATTCACGATCACTGTCGCCATCTTGTGACCAAAAATGGACACGACAGGGTTGGTTTGCCTTTGGACTGAAAGCATTTATTACACAAGAAATGAGATGGAAATACAAAAATGAGACAATCTTttcgacaaaaaataaaaaaagaccataAAATTGTAATTCTATTCTACTCATGCTGATTTAATCATCAAATATTGACCAATTTTAAGCAGAAATAACTGTATGATGACAGGTCCTACTCAGATTTAAATACAGAGAAAAAGCgagcacagagagaacatggaaactccatacaggaaggccagagccagagcctggatcgaaccctgcacctctgcactgcaaggCCGACGTGCCGAACAGTCAAACCACAAGCTAGACTTGCATGGGCTATGAAGCTGCGGGATTGATCACCGCACACAAAAACCATTTACGCGCACATACCCTTTCTCACATTGACTATCGTTCATTCTCTCACATACTTAATCAGCTACTCTCAGAACcacatacactcacactcaTCCCCTCACTTGATAAGGAGCCGCTAATGCACACCTGGCATCTTAAAACCACTCTCTTTTAGTTTTCTGTCAAACAAATGCCTCAATTATCAGCCACAGGATCGCAAAGCAAAGGGTTACAAAAGCAGAAACTAAAACTGGACTGACAGTTAACATGTCTAACACCATTAAGACTTGAGTACAACAGGTCAAGATCCACCAATGAGATTAACCGTGATTATATGCTGGTGGAACCCAAACATCTCACATTAGACATCCTCAGTCACActggaaaatatacagtacacaatCACTCATTGACATGAAACATTTCaagtattttttggggtgcttAATCCAGAGGGAACAAGATATTCATAGTGGTTCAGGGGCATATAATTAGAATTAGCTGCCATGTTTTAGTCTGCACAGGATGATGCAAAGTGCTCAAATGCACCACAATCATAAATGTCGTTTTCagctttgaacattttcaaacattgccAGATCAATAGTGATGCCGACACGCAGCCTCCAAAAAAAGGTCTACCTCAAAGATGGCACAACATGAAGCACCCGGTTTCACTAACAGGAAGGCGGGATTGACAGGTGGTCGTTGCCATCGTCCCTTGCatgaagtgtgaaattaaaagaCACTTGAGGTACGCCTGCCAACTTCTTGGTCAATCAAAAGTTAACACTAAGTAAGGTGTGGCGGCCATCACACACCCCACCAATTCTTGCTACAGTGAATTAGTGGTTAGTATATGCGCCTCACGGCGAGAAGATTCAGGACTTGAAATCATTGTAAACCGCcaccttttttatttgttgactCTTTCAAAGTACAGCGAACCAACACATCATGGCGGTATTCTTGTGTTTAGGCCATAGGACAGTATTGCTTTGGCACCGATGGATGGCATCTTGGTATTTAAGAAGGTTGAGGAACTTCATTCAGACCAAAGTAGTCCTTTGCCAACATCTCAAGGCATCAAGAGCCAATTACGGTAAAAGAATAAACATTTTTCAGGGCATGTCGATTACTTGAGGATTTTTGCTACTGCAGGGCTTGGATTCTGTTATGCTGAAGAGTAATATCCAATCAAGAGTCATTTATTTAATGGATTAGTTtaagtacagtggtgccttgagctaTGAATGATGATGAAAGATGATTTGCTATACGACGGTGGTCACAGATGACACTCGAAtcttaaggcaccactgtatcatAAAAATGCATTCGTATCAATAAAGGCCTCAAGCGTAATAAAATGTCACCTGTTCTATTGAAATGTGACATGTTGGGTTCATGTGGACTCCAAATTGTTTCAGTGACTGTGAATGGTTACAAAAGGAACGGCTGGATTTTCTATTAATATGCGACATGTCTTACAGTAAATGTCAGTTTGGTATTTGTGGGAGtaatgtaccggtaagtgtGACTTTAACAAGAGTGCGGTGGATGTTGGGCCAACAAAATATCTCATTGTGTCTGGGCCTGGGGGCAGCTGGCAGCCAAAAATGTAGGCCAAACTGTGCAAGCGAGGGTTGGGGTGGATGTCTAATGTGGGCAAAATTACTCTCGCTCCATCCATCTGTCAGTCTGtcaaaccaccccccccccccccacacacacacaaataagccCTGGCCATGCACTTCCCAGTCGGGGGGGGCTAATCGTCCTTTAAGCCAGTGGTGAGTGGTGCCCGCTTCTTgtcctccttttcctcctcatGAAGGCGGGCGTGCAGTTTGACGCAGATGCCGGTGTCGCCGCTGCGCAGCGCCTGCAGGAAGAGATCAGTGTGCTCCCTGAGGCGCTCCAAGTCCGACTGTGTGCGGCGGTTCTGGCGCAGGAGCTCTTTGGTGCGCAGCGTGATGTCCAGGAGGCCCGATTTGCTCAGGATGTTGTACGTGTTGCAGAACCGCTTCCGCCTCATGTCGTCATTGTCCCACTTGTGTTCGGCCGGCGAGGCACAGTCCAGAGGTGTCGGACTGCTCGCGCAGCTGGGAGGGATGGAGGAGAAAGATGGGGATGATTCCGATTGGCTGACAGCCGGCGAAGGCGCCTCGCTGGCGATTTGAGGGAGCTGTGTCTGCGGCGGTTGCGTGTTGTCGGGGGTTCCGGAGAGAAACGAGGTCTCGCTCTGGCTCTTCTGCGGTTTCTCTTTTGGACCGTGATCTCGCTGAGACCCCGATGCCGAGGAAGACAAAGAGGTGGAGGAAGTGGGGGTTCCCCTCCCCAAGGACGAATTGTCGCCAGGATGCGGCGCAATCTTAGGGTAGGACTTGAGAATGGGAAGATACTTCTTGGGGCGCCTGTGTCGAGAGGCCTCCTTGGAAGCTTGGCGGGAGACAACGGGCTGCAGGAAGACCACCTGAGTCGGCTGGACCACAGGCTGAACCACCTCCATGGTGGGACTGAAGCTCCAGGGCTTCATGGCAGGGGGGTTGTCTCCAGGCTGCCGCGATAACATCGTTAATATCATTGTTATGGCTCCATGAAGAACAATACCATGCATTTTACCATACATATAccacaaatatgttttttgggGAGAGAGTTGGTAGAAatgaattgcatttccattcattttaatggttgAAGTTGATTTGAGTTGCAAGCAGGTTCAGCAGACCAAATAAACActgaagtcaaggcaccactgtaattGACTGTTGTGGCTTGAGCACACAGACCGATgtgctgtgtgtttgtgcagggCGCTTATACCTGTTTTAGGAGCATATTGTTCATGATGATCATGGGGGACATACTGGAGTAGGATCCCCCTACCACAGCCAGCTGCCCAGAAGTAGAACTCTGGGCGCCCTGCTGCACGGAAGGCCGCGGCGAGTCCTCAGAGTCGGTGTTGTCCACGGTGCTCGTGTGCTCCGAGCTCGCATCTGAAGAGGATGTGCCATTGGTTGGATGCTCATTTAAAACACACGTGACGGCTGGTAAAAGTTGAGAGCAGAACCTGAGAATCCAGAGTCCCTTTCCGAGTCGGCTCGGGAATTGTTGCGAGACTTCATGATGTGCAGCCTGTTGGCGGCACGTGAGTCGCTTTCCGCCTTCCGCTTGGTACTCATCTCCTGGCTTTACGGCTGCTATGGACAAGATGGCCTACCAGCAACTACATCAGCATAACAGAGGGTAAATATGGAAATCAACAGACAAGATCAGGAAACACCTTTCACTCTGAAGACCTTGTAAGCCGAATATGAATGGCCGTAAATTTTGTcttgcaacagggagagatgcaaaacatacaggataACGGCCATCCAGGACTGGAATTGCCCACCCTGCTCTCGAACATCCATGCTTGCCAAACAAACCGCCGCCATTCCTCATGTGAGGGCGACCCCTCAGCGAAgttcatcatccatttttcagagCATAACGTGCAGTCCGCTAACTAAGTACTGTCATCTATGTTTACCTTAACGTATCCCCACATGGCTGACATTGGCTCCTGCTCCACCTGCTTGAAAGGTATAGTATCAGGCTAGTGAACTATCCGTGTTGTTGGATTGGAGCATTTTTGTTTCATGAACGGTATAGACGCACAGGATCGTCGTCACTGCTATCTGTGCATCCATACTGTACAATAAACCCTGATCACGTTACAGATTTTTCTACAGAACAAACTACTCGTTGAAGACGGCACTTGTGCGTGCCTATCCATATATTTTCGTCTGGTTGTTCTGTAATACTGTAAGACACATTCCAACACACGTCATTACTTAATAGCCTATACCCTGCTGACTTTGCAAGAGCCAAACGCAAGGCAGATATggacaagcaaccattcacaccaaaggacaatttagaatcttcaGTGAACATAACAATACAATCTTGGCATAGAAGAGGAAGTCTgagtacctgcagaaaacccacacaggtacggggagaacatgcaaactgcacacaggtaGGCTGGAATCCAGATTCGAAAATCCAACGTCAGAAGGTGAAGTCAGTAACCACTTGGCCACCACCGTGTTGCCTGGAAGGTAAGCATGCTATGTTGcttcggtgttttttttttttttggggggggggggatatcttTAGAGTTTAAACAATATATGAAATCATATTATTCGTTTTGGGGGGCGGCTCGACCTTCCGCGTACACAGAAAatatatgcaaactccacaagttGTCCTCTGAAAGCCGCACATCGCAGTGTAAACGATAAACTGCACAGACTACTTGTTCAAGGCAAGCGTTCAAGTTTTCAGAGTAGGACACAAATGCGTTATTCGGAAAGTATATCACATATTTTAAGGCCCGTGTAAGCTAGTATGCGTTTACAAAATGCTTTGAGGCGACATCACAAAGAACTTGAACATTAGCACTTTCGTTAGCTGCGCGCTAATTTGACGACGCGTCCACAGCTAACCTTTAGCATTGACTGTGAAacgaaacatacaaacaaaccaaataaaacatagaatgttaaaatacaaaaaaacttaCTTCCCTGCTTTGGTCTAACGACGATGAGAGTAAGGACATGAGCAAGAGGAGGGTGGAAAGTGTAGTATATCCCGTAGAGGCAGCTTGCTCTTCGGTTGGATGCTCTTCCGTCTGTGCACTGTGGCTGGTGGGCACCACTCGCGGCTTTCCACGGTACAGGACACGAGACAGGGTGGCTCCTCCTTCCGCCTGTCAGTCACATGCGAAGCAAGGTGGCACCAACCTCAGACAGACGCCGTAAAATATTATTTAATGTACCTCCAATGGACTAAAACGTCTACATGTGTTTGCGTGGTCGTATTCTATCGCTACAAGACTGTAAGAATGACGCCAAACAGGAAATAAGTGCCGGAGACGTTGCCATATTTAGAAAAAGAGGACGCAGCTTGTCTGGAGTCTTACTGACGTCAGTAACAATCCCGCCCACATCGTCGCGGCCCGACGTCCTGATTGGCCAGCTTGGCCAGCTTGGCCAGCAGCTGAAAAACGTGACTGCTACCCAATGTGAGGCAGACGAAGTACACGTTGTTCAGGAGGCGTACGGTACTGCACAGATGCAAAACACAAGTATATCTCATCTACCATCGGGGAATCCACTGACGTGAGCCCGTAATATTGTGGCGTATTACATAATAGCCTTGCTTGTCTCGCAACTAACTTGATATCCTATTCTCTGGATAGGGTGGCGTCATAAAACGCAAATCTGCTCTCTGGCGGGAGACAAAAAGTCCTCACATGCTGAAATTGCGTCAGTTACACGAGAAGGGAGAGACAATGATTAACATACCAAGTATGAATCATAATAGAATCTAATTAATTCACGTGACACTTTTTTTAGGCGGTAATAATACGGCCTTTTATCATACCTGTTAGAAACCTGCATTCTATTATCATTTctccatgtttgtgttttattgtacatAAGTATGATGCAAGGAAGTCCAACCAGCAATTTAATTTCCTGGTTTTCTGTATCAAGACGTCCCTCGACATTTGCGGTCTCATGGGAGTGCAGAATGTTGCTGTAGTCTGTGATCCTATTTCTACACGTACTGATATTAGTCGTCATTCACGGAACAtttaacacaaaagaaaaatgcacgaAAGACAAAAAGTGTCATGTTTCTGCCTAACTGGGATGCTGTGTGCGTGtagattgttgttcgtctacaTACACCCTGCAATTGgatgacaaccagttcagggtggtggcacaaacacatttttctagGCCATATTTTCTTGCTCGTTAGGTtagctgaatgaatgaaaacacaaacatgtgTATGTGCAGGAGACCTTTATTTGAAGACTTTGACAGACAGCACTTGTGccaatattaaataaatatgacattttttcaCTCCTTTTAAAACAGTAAAAAGCCTCATGCTTGTTTTAACACggtgtcattttgtttggacCAGAAATACGAAGCAGATGTGTACCTTAAGACATGATCAGGGTGAAACTGTTACAAGATACTTGGCTTGTGGTTCTAAAAGGGAGGACAATGTTGCAACAGCGTATGTGTTCTACTTCTCCGTGGAGAAGGCTCGTTTCATGAGCGGAGGCGGCGTCTTGCCGGCTTCGTACAACGACTCGGGAAGCGGCGTGCTCAGGCAGCACCAGTCTGGTATGCGGCCCGTCTGGTTGTAGTAATCACGGGACACTGACCTGCTGCCCAAGATGTCCTGTAGTGCACCAAAAATGGCACCTAGTGGAAATTTACAAAGTTTAAAATaagattgtctttttttcttcttcaaagagTGAGTCAAGAGAGAGTTTCACACCTCCGACCCAGGCGGTACAGTTGGGTTTGGCGGGCGGCAAGTGCATGCGGAAGTTCTTGCTGGCCAGTACGTCGCGGTACTTGGGTTTCTCCACCAGCAGGCGAATCTCGGCCAGCAGCCGGTGTAGGAAGCCTGGCAGCATGGCCGTGCCACCGATCACCACCAGGTTTTCCGACAGCACTTTGCGTGTATCAATGGGGCACTAAAATAACACAAGAGGAAATTATACTGCAACCACCCataggaaaatgtgtgtgtgtgtgtgtttttttaacttatttttacttATGTAAAAATACATAAGTATAACATAGTTGTACATTACATTACTTGTGCAAAAAAAGTATGGAACTGAACAACaacagaagaacaaaatatagtgaTAGAAATAACCAACATAACATAGATTATACATTGCTTGCTTACAAATAaatcatttatatttaaaaattatctattcctctctctctctgtgtaccTTAACCAGGGCGTCAAGTATCAGTGAGGCCACGCTCTTCTCCTCGTTATCCTGCTCAAACATAATCTCCATCAGAGAGTCCCTGCAAAGAAAGTGGACAGAGTGAGGTTCCCCACAGCTTCAGTGCTGCATCTCAGTTAAAATCCTGCCATTGTACATATAGATACGACGACAACTAAAACAAAGTGGTTGGAGTGAAGTTCCAGAGACCGGAAAAGTTAGCATGTTGACACGGCAAAATCTGCACAATTCATTGGAAATATTCTGTGTATATAGTTCCAAGAAAGATCGGTAGAAAGTGAATGGGTGTGGGGTTCCGGATGCTGACAAAGTTAGCAGGTCTGATACTGTTTTCACCTGATTGAGCCTTTGATATGCAGGATTTTCTCGCCATCCAGAGGATAGTCAACATCTGGTGGTGGAGCCGGACGCTACAAACGCAAAGAGACGACAACAATGTCCTCAAGGCACAGTGAATTAGGCGTGTCCTTGACGTGTTCTCACATCTTCCTCACCTCGGCGGAACCATCCATGTTGAACTTGGCCGCCTGGAGCTTGAGGCCTCTCTGTAAGTCACTGACAAAACATGTCCTCACTGTGTGAAAACAAGACCGTTGCATAAGAAAACTGCATTGATAAGAGTGGAATTGGAGATTGTTGTTCAGACCCACCTTTTATGTCTTCCACTGTCTCTTCTGGAATAGTGCCTTA contains the following coding sequences:
- the cipcb gene encoding CLOCK-interacting pacemaker; the encoded protein is MSTKRKAESDSRAANRLHIMKSRNNSRADSERDSGFSDASSEHTSTVDNTDSEDSPRPSVQQGAQSSTSGQLAVVGGSYSSMSPMIIMNNMLLKQPGDNPPAMKPWSFSPTMEVVQPVVQPTQVVFLQPVVSRQASKEASRHRRPKKYLPILKSYPKIAPHPGDNSSLGRGTPTSSTSLSSSASGSQRDHGPKEKPQKSQSETSFLSGTPDNTQPPQTQLPQIASEAPSPAVSQSESSPSFSSIPPSCASSPTPLDCASPAEHKWDNDDMRRKRFCNTYNILSKSGLLDITLRTKELLRQNRRTQSDLERLREHTDLFLQALRSGDTGICVKLHARLHEEEKEDKKRAPLTTGLKDD
- the actr10 gene encoding actin-related protein 10 isoform X2, with the protein product MPLFDGLGSGAEKTAIVIDLGAAYTKCGFAGETGPRFIIPSEIRKRGQQQATKVVQYNINTEELYVILKEFIHTLYFRHLLVNPRDRRVVIIESILCPSHFRETLTKVFFKQFEVPSVLFAPSHLMAIMTLGINSALVMDCGHTETLVLPVYECTPILPAWEALPLGGKAIHKELDVLLVEQCTVDTDTSTGESVPSIIGTIPEETVEDIKVRTCFVSDLQRGLKLQAAKFNMDGSAERPAPPPDVDYPLDGEKILHIKGSIRDSLMEIMFEQDNEEKSVASLILDALVKCPIDTRKVLSENLVVIGGTAMLPGFLHRLLAEIRLLVEKPKYRDVLASKNFRMHLPPAKPNCTAWVGGAIFGALQDILGSRSVSRDYYNQTGRIPDWCCLSTPLPESLYEAGKTPPPLMKRAFSTEK